The Phormidium sp. PBR-2020 DNA segment AAAATTCTGGTCGTTGATGACGATATCGCAGTTCGGAATTTAATCCACCGCTTCTTAAGTAAGCAGGAAGACTATGTCGTGGAAGCCGCCGAGGATGGCAAAACTGCCCTTGCCCTCTTTGAGCGACTGAACCCGAACTTAGTCATTCTCGATGTGAATTTGCCCGACACGACAGGCTATCAGCTCTGTCAGGAAATGCAAAGGCGCACGGGGGTTTATATTATGATGCTGACGAGTCGCAGTGACGAAGACGATGTTGTCCGTGGATTTGAGAAAGGGGCAGATGATTATCTCACCAAACCCTTTAGCTTAGTTGAGTTGGGGGCTAGGGTGGGAGCGGTGTTGAAACGCCAGCGTAGCGTTGCCCCAACGCCTCAAAATGGCATTGTCTTCGGAGATTTGCTGATTGATCCCGGTAGCCGCGAGGTGACCCTGGGTAATGATCCCATCCTTTTGACAGCCCTGGAGTTTGATTTGCTACATTTCCTGGCCCGTAATCCGGGACGGGTCTGGCGGCGATCAGAATTACTACAGGAGGTCTGGGATTATGATTATGTGGGGGATCAGCGGGTTGTAGATGTTCATATTGGGCAAATCCGCCGCAAAATCGAAGGGGATTCCAATCAACCCTCGATGATTCAGACGGTGCGCGGTGTGGGCTATAAGTTTGAGGCTCCCGTGAAAATTCAGGATCATGGGAGTTAGACCCCTCCGGGTTTGACCCTAATAGGAACGAGCACGTTTATGCCTCCTTCTACTCCTGATTCAGCTCACCCCGCTAGCGAGAGAATTCTCTGGGTCGCCATTTGGGGAAATTTGGCGTTGGCGGGGCTGGGGCTGCTGTTTGGCTTGCTGACGCGATCGCACGTGATTCTCCTCGATGGCGTGTTGTCAGGGCTAAATGGCCTCATTGCCCTCATGGCCCGACAGGTTAACCGTCGCTTGGCTCAACCCCAGTCCGACCGGCTTCCCTTTGCTGATGCGTCCCTAGAGCCTCTGTTGGAGGTGTTGCGGGGGGCAGTGTCGGTGGTGGTGTATGGATTTGCTGGATTGGCGGCGATCGCCGCGTTAGGGAGTGGTGGCCGGTCTGTGCGAGCCGCCTTTGCGGTGTTCTACGGTGTTGTGGTGGCCCTAGGTGGCATGATTCTCGCCAACTATCAGGGGAAACAAGTTCAGGGAGACGCGGAACCTCCCTCCCCATCCTTGTCCCTAGGGGCGGTAGATGCTCGCCATTGGTTTGTTGAAGGAACCATGGGACTGGGAATCGCTTTGGTGTTTGGAGTGGTCTATATGGCGGGGAATCGAGACCCGGGCCTGTTGGGGTATGTGGACCCTATATTTGTCTTGGGGGTTGTCTGGCTCTCGGTTCGCACCCCCTGGAGTTGGGCGAAACAGGGTTGGTTTGAGATGTTAGAACGCTCGGGCGATCGCCGCCTACAACAGCGCATCCGTAAACTGCTCGATCGCCCTATCCGTCTGATTCCCCATGAAAGCGATCGGCTACGGGTCGGCCGCTTTGGGCGGGTGATTTATATTCAGCTCTATCTGATGGTCTCCCCCGACAACGAACTCACTCGCCAAGTGTTGGCTCACGATCGCATCCGTCAACTCATGTACGATCATCTCAACGAGGCCTTGAGTGACCCCTTCGCCCTAGAGGTGGTCATTACCAGCGATCGCCGCTGGGCCGAGCGCGCCATTGGTGAAGTCCAAAGTCCCCCCTGACCCCCTTGGGGATGTTGGTAACAGTTTGTTACAGTTAAGGCAACGTTCACGTACAACGTCAAACAAATCGCGTCACCGCGTTTGACTCGTCCTCCTGCGATCGTAGATTAAGGTTTTTATGCTCCGACTCGAAAACATCAAGAAAATTTATCCCGGTGGAATTGAAGTTCTCAAAAATGTCACCTGGGAGGTCAAACCTGGCGATCGAATTGGACTGGTAGGGGCCAACGGGGCCGGGAAATCCACCCAACTGCGGATTGTCGCCGGAGAAATCGAACCCACCGCTGGGGAAGTGGTGCGCCCCGCCAGCCTCAAAATTGCCTACCTTACCCAAGAATTTGAAGTTGAACCCAGCCGAACCGTCCGGGCCGAGTTTTGGACAGTGTTTGAGGAAGCCAATGCGGTTCAACATCAACTGCATGAGGTCACCGAAGCCATGGGGACCGCCGATCCCGATGAACTCGAACAACTCATCCATGACCTCGATCGCCTGCAACGCCAATTTGAAGGCCTCGATGGCTATAGCCTCGAAGCCCAGATCGAGAAAATTCTCCCAGAAGTGGGTTTCGATCCCAGCGACGGCGATCGCCTCGTCAGTGATTTTAGCGGTGGTTGGCAGATGCGCATGAGTTTAGGGAAAATCCTCCTCCAAGATCCCGACCTCCTCCTCCTCGACGAACCCACCAACCACCTAGATCTCGAAACCATCGAATGGCTAGAGACCTATCTCAAAGGCATTAACACCCCCATGGTGATTGTCTCCCACGATCGCCAATTCCTCGATCGCCTCTGCACCCAAATTGTCGAAACCGAGCG contains these protein-coding regions:
- a CDS encoding response regulator transcription factor; this translates as MAPAKILVVDDDIAVRNLIHRFLSKQEDYVVEAAEDGKTALALFERLNPNLVILDVNLPDTTGYQLCQEMQRRTGVYIMMLTSRSDEDDVVRGFEKGADDYLTKPFSLVELGARVGAVLKRQRSVAPTPQNGIVFGDLLIDPGSREVTLGNDPILLTALEFDLLHFLARNPGRVWRRSELLQEVWDYDYVGDQRVVDVHIGQIRRKIEGDSNQPSMIQTVRGVGYKFEAPVKIQDHGS
- a CDS encoding cation transporter, with amino-acid sequence MPPSTPDSAHPASERILWVAIWGNLALAGLGLLFGLLTRSHVILLDGVLSGLNGLIALMARQVNRRLAQPQSDRLPFADASLEPLLEVLRGAVSVVVYGFAGLAAIAALGSGGRSVRAAFAVFYGVVVALGGMILANYQGKQVQGDAEPPSPSLSLGAVDARHWFVEGTMGLGIALVFGVVYMAGNRDPGLLGYVDPIFVLGVVWLSVRTPWSWAKQGWFEMLERSGDRRLQQRIRKLLDRPIRLIPHESDRLRVGRFGRVIYIQLYLMVSPDNELTRQVLAHDRIRQLMYDHLNEALSDPFALEVVITSDRRWAERAIGEVQSPP